In one window of Maribacter sp. BPC-D8 DNA:
- the secG gene encoding preprotein translocase subunit SecG, with product MSTFSIFLILIIVVCLLLILVIMVQNPKGGGLSSSFGGGGNQVVGGVKKTGDFLDKSTWTLAGLLIVLILASNVALKGNYGDADSKLLQGDDIETVVPETLPEAVTPPVTNDETPSE from the coding sequence ATGAGTACATTTTCAATTTTCCTAATACTTATCATTGTCGTTTGCTTATTGTTAATATTAGTGATCATGGTACAGAATCCAAAAGGTGGCGGACTTTCTTCTTCTTTTGGTGGAGGAGGCAACCAAGTTGTTGGTGGAGTTAAAAAAACAGGTGACTTTTTAGATAAAAGTACATGGACTCTAGCAGGTTTATTAATAGTTTTAATCTTAGCATCTAATGTTGCCCTTAAAGGTAATTATGGTGATGCAGATTCAAAATTATTACAAGGTGATGATATCGAAACTGTAGTGCCAGAAACACTACCAGAGGCAGTAACACCTCCTGTAACTAATGATGAAACACCTTCAGAATAG
- a CDS encoding tetratricopeptide repeat protein: MPTEQNTVIDISKSSRIDHNELMTETLARVYLEQKKYKNAIQAYKILILKYPEKSSFFADRIKAVEKLRKDNK; this comes from the coding sequence GTGCCCACCGAACAAAATACCGTTATAGACATTTCAAAGTCCTCTAGAATTGACCATAATGAGCTGATGACAGAGACTTTAGCGAGGGTTTATCTAGAGCAAAAAAAGTATAAAAACGCAATTCAGGCTTACAAAATTTTAATTTTGAAATATCCAGAAAAAAGTAGTTTCTTTGCAGACCGAATAAAAGCGGTAGAAAAACTACGAAAAGATAATAAATAA
- a CDS encoding LptE family protein, protein MRYLKKSIIFILPVILLLSCGVYNFTGGNVGEAKTFKVNYFQNYATQSPGSTFEPGVDRDFTLALQDRILNQTSLDLISSGNPDLLYEGEITEYKISPMSATAAQTAAQNRLSIRVKVRFYNQLKEDAAFDQSFSFFYDYPADTQLASIKSEAHEIIFERLTQDIFNASLADW, encoded by the coding sequence ATGAGATACCTTAAAAAATCTATAATCTTTATACTGCCCGTCATCTTACTTTTAAGCTGTGGTGTATATAATTTTACCGGTGGTAATGTTGGCGAAGCGAAAACATTTAAAGTAAATTACTTTCAAAACTATGCCACCCAGAGTCCCGGTTCTACATTTGAACCAGGGGTAGATAGAGATTTCACTTTAGCATTACAAGACAGAATATTAAATCAGACCAGTTTAGATCTTATTTCTTCTGGTAATCCAGATCTATTATACGAAGGCGAAATAACCGAATATAAGATTTCACCAATGTCTGCAACTGCTGCTCAAACAGCTGCACAAAACAGACTATCGATACGAGTAAAAGTGCGTTTTTACAATCAACTGAAAGAAGATGCTGCTTTTGATCAGAGTTTTTCATTCTTTTATGATTATCCCGCAGACACACAACTAGCAAGCATAAAGAGTGAAGCCCACGAGATAATTTTCGAAAGGCTAACACAAGATATTTTCAACGCCTCATTGGCAGATTGGTAG
- a CDS encoding sigma-54 interaction domain-containing protein: MESIQSIKQRFEIIGQDPKLNRAIQKAMQVAATDISVLVTGESGVGKESIPKIIHSLSHRKHAKYIAVNCGAIPEGTIDSELFGHEKGAFTGATQTRNGYFEVADGGTIFLDEVGELPLTTQVRLLRVLENGEFLKVGSSQVQKTDVRIVAATNVNMFEAIKKERFREDLYYRLSTVEINIPPLRERQDDIHLLFRKFASDFSQKYKMPTIRLDDHAVSLLIKYRWPGNIRQLRNIAEQVSVLEENRAITAATLNGYLPHNTTSNLPAVVSSTKSESDFSNEREILYKVLFDMKGDLNDLKKLTMELLKNNDSEKVQKDNENLIRKIYGNDDEDDADIDHDTQEESSRNLLHLPEPKKEEPSLIQESYEDKYHFAEEIQEEETLSLQEKEVELIKKSLERNRGKRKAAATELGISERTLYRKIKQYDL; this comes from the coding sequence ATGGAAAGCATACAAAGTATAAAACAACGTTTTGAAATTATTGGGCAAGACCCAAAACTGAACCGTGCCATTCAAAAAGCAATGCAAGTAGCGGCTACTGATATTTCAGTTTTGGTTACTGGTGAAAGTGGGGTTGGTAAAGAATCTATTCCGAAAATTATTCATTCGCTTTCCCATAGAAAACATGCAAAATACATCGCCGTAAACTGTGGTGCAATACCCGAAGGCACTATTGATAGTGAACTTTTCGGACACGAAAAAGGCGCTTTTACAGGCGCCACACAAACTAGAAACGGTTATTTCGAAGTCGCCGATGGTGGCACCATATTTTTAGATGAAGTTGGCGAATTACCGTTAACTACCCAAGTACGACTTTTACGTGTACTAGAAAATGGTGAATTTCTTAAAGTGGGATCATCTCAAGTTCAAAAAACAGATGTACGTATTGTAGCAGCTACGAATGTAAATATGTTCGAAGCAATCAAAAAAGAGCGTTTTCGAGAAGATCTTTACTATCGTTTAAGTACCGTAGAAATCAACATACCACCATTGCGCGAACGTCAAGATGATATTCACTTATTATTCAGAAAATTTGCGTCTGATTTCAGTCAGAAATACAAAATGCCAACCATTCGACTAGACGACCATGCGGTATCATTATTAATAAAATATAGATGGCCTGGTAACATACGTCAGTTGAGAAATATTGCTGAACAAGTTTCGGTTTTAGAGGAAAATAGAGCCATTACCGCCGCAACGTTAAATGGATATTTACCTCATAACACTACAAGCAATCTACCTGCAGTAGTCTCCAGCACTAAATCTGAAAGCGATTTCAGCAACGAAAGAGAGATTCTATACAAGGTATTGTTCGACATGAAAGGTGACCTTAACGACCTTAAAAAGTTAACGATGGAGTTGTTAAAAAACAACGACTCGGAAAAGGTTCAAAAAGATAACGAAAACTTGATACGTAAAATCTACGGTAACGACGATGAAGATGATGCAGATATCGATCATGATACTCAAGAAGAATCATCAAGAAATCTTCTGCACCTACCTGAACCTAAAAAAGAAGAACCTTCTTTAATTCAAGAATCGTACGAAGACAAATATCATTTTGCCGAAGAAATTCAAGAAGAAGAAACCCTATCTTTACAAGAGAAGGAAGTAGAATTGATTAAAAAATCTTTAGAACGTAACCGCGGAAAAAGAAAGGCTGCAGCAACAGAATTAGGTATTTCTGAACGAACGCTTTACCGTAAAATAAAACAGTACGATCTTTAA
- the miaB gene encoding tRNA (N6-isopentenyl adenosine(37)-C2)-methylthiotransferase MiaB encodes MEKTIDENVQGTTLVVDGKEANKRNLYIESYGCAMNFADSEIVASILATEGFNTTQTLEDADLVLVNTCSIRDKAEQTIRKRLTEYNKVKKTRPHLKVGVLGCMAERLKDKLLDEEKIVDMVVGPDAYKDLPNLIKEVDSGRDAVNVILSKDETYGDIAPVRLNTNGVTAFVSITRGCDNMCTFCVVPFTRGRERSRDPQSILTEVKELSENGFKEITLLGQNVDSYLWYGGGLKKNFVNASDMQKATATNFSKLLEMVALANPKMRIRFSTSNPQDMTLDVIRTMAKHRNICNHVHLPVQSGSNRILKEMNRLHTIEEYFELTDEIRKILPGCSISQDIITGFPTETEEDHAATLKALEHVKYDFGFMYSYSERPGTMAGRKMEDDVPEATKKRRLSEIITLQRSHCQFRTEKHVGQIQEVLIEGTSKKSEHEWKGRNTQSTVVVFPKENYKVGDFVNVQINDCTSATLKGVAVGYSDNN; translated from the coding sequence ATGGAGAAAACCATAGACGAAAATGTGCAGGGCACAACTTTGGTAGTTGACGGAAAAGAGGCTAACAAACGAAATCTCTACATTGAGAGTTACGGTTGCGCCATGAACTTTGCAGACAGTGAAATTGTAGCATCTATACTTGCGACCGAAGGTTTCAACACCACCCAAACGTTAGAAGATGCCGATTTAGTACTTGTAAACACGTGTTCTATTCGAGATAAAGCTGAACAGACCATACGCAAAAGATTAACCGAATATAATAAGGTAAAAAAAACTCGTCCACATTTAAAAGTCGGTGTTCTTGGCTGTATGGCCGAACGTCTAAAAGACAAGCTTTTAGATGAGGAAAAAATAGTTGATATGGTCGTTGGACCAGACGCCTATAAAGATTTACCCAACTTAATAAAAGAAGTAGATTCTGGTAGAGATGCTGTTAATGTTATTCTCTCTAAGGATGAAACTTACGGCGATATTGCACCTGTAAGATTAAACACAAACGGAGTTACTGCTTTTGTTTCTATCACCAGAGGTTGTGATAATATGTGTACATTTTGTGTTGTACCATTTACAAGAGGTCGTGAACGTAGCAGAGATCCACAATCTATTTTAACTGAAGTAAAAGAGCTTTCTGAAAACGGATTCAAAGAAATTACACTTCTCGGACAGAATGTAGATAGCTATTTATGGTATGGCGGCGGACTCAAGAAGAATTTTGTGAATGCTTCTGATATGCAAAAAGCGACAGCTACTAACTTTTCTAAACTGTTAGAAATGGTTGCCTTGGCAAATCCTAAAATGCGTATTCGTTTTTCTACGTCGAACCCGCAAGACATGACTTTGGATGTGATTAGAACCATGGCCAAGCATAGAAATATTTGTAACCATGTTCACTTACCTGTACAAAGCGGTAGTAATCGTATTTTAAAGGAAATGAATCGCTTACACACTATCGAAGAGTATTTTGAACTAACAGATGAAATTAGAAAAATTCTACCTGGCTGCTCTATTTCTCAAGATATCATTACTGGTTTCCCTACAGAAACGGAAGAGGATCATGCCGCTACTTTAAAAGCCCTAGAGCATGTAAAGTATGATTTCGGATTTATGTATTCATATTCTGAAAGACCTGGCACCATGGCCGGCAGAAAAATGGAAGATGATGTGCCCGAGGCTACAAAGAAGAGACGCCTTTCTGAAATTATAACCTTACAGAGAAGTCACTGTCAGTTTAGAACAGAAAAACATGTGGGTCAGATTCAAGAGGTTTTAATAGAAGGAACTTCAAAAAAATCGGAACACGAATGGAAAGGAAGAAACACCCAAAGTACTGTAGTGGTTTTTCCGAAAGAGAATTACAAAGTAGGCGACTTTGTAAACGTACAAATTAACGACTGCACTTCTGCAACCTTAAAAGGTGTTGCTGTTGGGTATTCTGACAATAACTAA
- a CDS encoding LVIVD repeat-containing protein, translating into MKNFVFLFCAIALSAFISCDDDGPYEDYLVARPIVQDAISFKAEAVDVTGPVAIVSSGKIYAYQDYIFVNDLNLGLHVLDNKNPSAPESIAFIKLEGNFDISIKDDKLYADSYGDLVIFDISDITNITIQSRIVNAIYNNDVWLSNIEYPQADFYEYGDIDYGKDIVVGWEVSTERRSVEEYEERYRYTDDLALQTAESNDSGQPSIGQGGSLARFKIIDDYLYVVDYSNINIFNIADVENVKVLDDVQVAWDIETIYSQGDILFIGGAQGMYIYGIEDPKNPKFISEFRHGTACDPVVVDGDYAYVTLKGGGFCGNTESGLYVIDISNLENPELKVIYPMDGPNGLGVKGNTLFVCDGDSGLKVYDKTDAPNVTLVNTFEDIIAYDVIPLASSLLMIGDRTLYQYEYVDNDIRLLSTFQL; encoded by the coding sequence ATGAAGAATTTTGTTTTTCTTTTTTGTGCCATCGCATTATCTGCATTTATTTCTTGTGATGATGATGGACCGTATGAAGATTACCTAGTGGCTAGACCAATTGTACAAGATGCAATTTCATTTAAGGCAGAAGCTGTTGACGTTACTGGGCCTGTAGCTATTGTATCATCAGGTAAAATATATGCTTACCAAGACTATATTTTTGTAAATGATTTAAACCTGGGTCTTCATGTTTTGGATAATAAGAATCCGTCAGCACCAGAAAGTATTGCTTTTATAAAGTTAGAAGGCAACTTCGATATTTCTATAAAAGATGATAAGCTGTATGCTGATAGTTACGGCGATTTAGTAATTTTTGACATATCAGATATCACTAATATTACTATTCAAAGTAGGATCGTAAATGCCATATATAATAATGATGTATGGCTTTCGAATATAGAATATCCTCAGGCAGATTTTTATGAGTATGGTGATATCGATTATGGTAAGGATATTGTTGTAGGCTGGGAGGTAAGCACCGAAAGAAGGTCTGTTGAAGAATATGAAGAGCGATATCGGTATACAGATGATTTAGCGCTTCAAACCGCAGAAAGTAATGATTCTGGTCAGCCTAGTATTGGGCAGGGCGGTTCTTTGGCGCGTTTTAAAATCATAGACGATTATTTATATGTAGTAGATTATAGTAACATCAATATTTTTAACATTGCCGATGTTGAAAATGTAAAAGTTTTAGATGATGTTCAAGTCGCTTGGGATATTGAAACGATATATAGTCAAGGAGATATTTTATTTATTGGCGGTGCCCAGGGTATGTATATTTATGGAATAGAAGATCCGAAAAATCCGAAGTTTATTTCAGAGTTTAGGCATGGTACTGCTTGTGATCCTGTTGTTGTCGATGGTGATTACGCATATGTTACTTTAAAAGGAGGAGGTTTCTGTGGTAATACTGAAAGCGGATTGTATGTGATTGATATTTCTAATCTTGAGAATCCGGAATTAAAAGTGATTTATCCGATGGATGGTCCAAACGGATTAGGAGTAAAAGGCAATACGCTATTTGTATGCGATGGTGATTCAGGTTTGAAAGTATATGATAAAACAGATGCGCCAAACGTTACTTTAGTCAATACATTCGAAGATATTATTGCTTATGATGTTATACCGTTAGCATCATCATTATTAATGATCGGTGATCGCACCTTGTATCAATATGAATATGTAGATAATGACATTAGGTTGTTAAGTACCTTTCAATTATAA
- the topA gene encoding type I DNA topoisomerase produces the protein MAKNLVIVESPAKAKTIEKFLGKDFKVESSFGHIADLPSKELGVDVEGDFTPKYIVDKDKQALVKKLKSLADKAETIWLASDEDREGEAISWHLAEELGLDKKKTKRIVFNSVTKAAIQKAIENPREINYNLVNAQQARRVLDRLVGYQLSPVLWKKIKPGLSAGRVQSVAVRLIVERERDIEGFEPQASFKIAAEFQTEAGSTFSAKLNKTFKSEKEAKAFLEKNKAANFSVNKLDKKPAKKSPSAPFTTSTLQQEASRKLYFSVGRTMQVAQRLYEAGLITYMRTDSVNLSNEALTSAKEAIEKNYGKEYSETRNFKGKSKGAQEAHEAIRPTEMDNQSPSLERDQSKLYDLIWKRTVASQMSDAQLERTNVKIKASKHSEEFTANGEVIKFDGFLKVYMEGVDDEDVAEEQEGMLPAMKEGERLLNNFISATERFTRAPYRFTEASLVKKLEELGIGRPSTYAPTISTILNRGYVEKGTIEGTERKYQQLILASDKIEEKNLTENVGSDKGKMVPTDIGMIVTDFLVTNFANILDYNFTAQVEEDFDEIASGDEDWKKMMKNFYKDFHPNVVDVEENAERASGERILGKDPKSGKQVSVRLGRFGPMVQIGTVDDEEKPTFASLLPEQSLNTISYEEAMDLFKLPRKLGVYEGEEVLANVGRFGPYVKFGEKFISMDKGESAFEIEMDRAIELIIAKQKADAPVAMYEDMEVTKGTGRFGPFIKWNGMFINVNKKYDFDNLSNDDIIELIEVKKQKEIDKVIHNWEEEGIRIEKARWGRHNVLKGKIKVELAKTVDVVKMTLEEAQKLIEAKTPKKKTPKKKAKAKPKSKK, from the coding sequence ATGGCGAAAAATTTAGTAATTGTTGAGTCTCCTGCAAAGGCCAAAACTATAGAGAAGTTTTTGGGAAAAGATTTTAAGGTTGAATCGAGCTTTGGTCACATTGCCGATTTACCTTCAAAGGAGTTGGGAGTAGATGTTGAAGGCGATTTTACACCGAAATATATAGTCGATAAAGACAAGCAAGCTTTAGTGAAAAAGCTTAAGAGTCTTGCCGATAAAGCAGAAACTATATGGCTCGCGAGTGATGAGGATCGAGAGGGAGAAGCTATTTCTTGGCACTTGGCCGAAGAGCTAGGTTTAGACAAGAAGAAGACAAAACGTATTGTTTTTAACTCGGTTACAAAAGCAGCTATTCAAAAAGCGATTGAGAATCCAAGGGAAATCAATTACAACCTTGTAAATGCACAACAAGCGAGACGAGTATTAGATCGTTTGGTTGGGTATCAATTATCGCCAGTACTTTGGAAAAAAATTAAACCGGGTCTTTCTGCCGGTCGTGTTCAATCTGTAGCCGTTAGGTTAATAGTTGAGCGAGAAAGAGATATTGAAGGTTTTGAGCCACAGGCATCATTTAAGATTGCGGCGGAGTTTCAAACAGAAGCGGGAAGTACTTTTTCAGCTAAGTTGAACAAGACCTTTAAATCAGAAAAAGAAGCAAAAGCATTTTTAGAGAAAAACAAAGCTGCTAATTTTTCGGTAAATAAATTAGATAAGAAACCGGCTAAGAAGTCGCCATCTGCGCCGTTTACAACCTCTACATTACAACAAGAGGCATCAAGGAAATTATATTTTTCTGTGGGTAGAACCATGCAAGTAGCCCAACGTTTATATGAAGCGGGTTTAATTACTTACATGAGAACAGATAGTGTTAACCTTTCTAACGAAGCGTTGACATCTGCGAAAGAAGCTATTGAAAAGAATTACGGTAAAGAATATAGCGAAACAAGAAATTTTAAAGGGAAGTCTAAAGGAGCTCAAGAAGCACACGAAGCAATTAGACCGACTGAGATGGATAATCAATCTCCATCATTAGAACGTGATCAATCTAAATTATACGACTTAATATGGAAACGTACAGTTGCATCTCAAATGAGCGATGCACAATTAGAACGTACCAATGTTAAGATTAAAGCAAGCAAGCATTCAGAAGAATTTACTGCTAATGGTGAGGTTATAAAGTTCGATGGTTTCTTAAAAGTTTACATGGAAGGTGTAGATGATGAAGATGTAGCCGAAGAACAAGAAGGTATGTTGCCGGCAATGAAAGAAGGCGAGCGTTTGTTGAATAACTTTATTTCAGCAACAGAACGTTTTACAAGAGCGCCATATAGATTTACAGAAGCATCTTTAGTTAAGAAATTAGAAGAATTGGGTATCGGTAGACCATCTACATATGCACCAACAATATCTACAATTCTTAATAGAGGTTATGTTGAAAAAGGCACAATTGAAGGTACAGAGCGTAAGTATCAGCAATTGATTTTGGCATCAGATAAAATAGAAGAAAAGAACCTTACTGAAAATGTAGGTTCAGATAAAGGTAAAATGGTACCAACAGATATTGGTATGATCGTTACCGATTTCTTGGTGACTAATTTTGCAAATATTTTAGATTACAATTTTACTGCACAAGTAGAGGAAGATTTTGATGAAATAGCTTCTGGTGATGAAGACTGGAAGAAGATGATGAAGAACTTCTACAAAGATTTTCATCCTAATGTAGTAGATGTTGAAGAAAATGCAGAACGTGCAAGCGGAGAAAGAATATTAGGTAAAGATCCTAAAAGCGGAAAACAAGTTTCTGTACGTTTAGGTAGATTCGGACCAATGGTACAAATAGGTACTGTTGATGATGAGGAGAAGCCGACATTCGCAAGTTTATTGCCAGAACAATCTTTAAATACCATTTCATACGAAGAGGCAATGGATCTTTTTAAACTTCCTAGAAAATTAGGAGTTTATGAAGGTGAAGAAGTATTGGCTAACGTAGGTAGATTTGGACCGTATGTAAAGTTCGGAGAAAAGTTTATTTCTATGGATAAAGGCGAAAGTGCTTTTGAAATAGAGATGGATAGGGCAATAGAACTTATTATTGCCAAGCAGAAAGCTGATGCACCAGTTGCCATGTATGAAGATATGGAGGTTACTAAGGGTACCGGTAGATTTGGACCGTTCATTAAGTGGAACGGTATGTTTATCAATGTGAATAAAAAATACGATTTTGATAATTTATCAAATGACGATATTATAGAGCTTATCGAAGTCAAGAAGCAAAAAGAGATAGATAAGGTTATTCATAACTGGGAAGAAGAAGGTATCCGTATAGAAAAAGCTAGATGGGGCCGTCATAATGTCTTAAAAGGTAAAATCAAGGTAGAATTGGCAAAAACTGTCGATGTTGTCAAAATGACTTTAGAAGAAGCTCAGAAGTTGATAGAGGCAAAGACTCCGAAGAAAAAAACTCCAAAGAAAAAGGCAAAAGCTAAACCTAAGTCAAAAAAGTAA
- a CDS encoding formimidoylglutamase translates to MAFDFLVPVSDKVLAHNELLPSQSIGKNTHIHTEKDGLPVLANATVAIIGVRESRNAYEKKHEKLDVSAIRLQFYKLLIGNWNATIVDLGDIEEGATVNDTYFVVKEVVAELLEEHVIPIILGATQDITYPAYRAFDGIRDMINLVAIDSRFDFGIEDELISSHSYMSKIITDKPNNLFNFSNIGYQSYFNAQEEIDLMERLFFDAYRLGEVANDISLAEPVLRNAHMVSLDLRSVKASEISSSANFSPNGFNGREICAISRYAGISDKVSVFGLYEMENTIQSQQLIAQIIWYFIEGINFRIKESPYTKTDDFVKYNVPSEDEELVFYKSLLTERWWTEVPSIFTSHTKGHTPALLPCTEKDYLDACNQQIPERWFKAYKKGFN, encoded by the coding sequence ATGGCCTTTGATTTTCTAGTTCCGGTATCGGATAAAGTTTTAGCCCATAATGAGTTATTACCTAGTCAGTCCATTGGTAAAAACACCCATATTCATACCGAAAAGGATGGTTTGCCTGTATTGGCAAATGCCACGGTAGCAATAATTGGGGTTAGAGAATCTAGAAACGCTTACGAAAAGAAGCATGAGAAGTTAGATGTTTCTGCTATACGATTACAATTCTACAAACTTCTAATAGGAAACTGGAATGCAACCATTGTAGATCTAGGTGATATTGAAGAGGGTGCTACTGTAAATGACACTTATTTTGTTGTAAAAGAAGTAGTAGCCGAGTTATTAGAAGAACATGTTATACCTATTATTTTAGGTGCAACACAAGATATAACTTACCCAGCTTACAGAGCTTTTGATGGTATCAGAGATATGATTAATCTGGTAGCGATAGATAGTAGGTTCGATTTTGGAATAGAAGATGAGCTTATTTCATCGCATTCCTATATGAGTAAAATCATAACCGATAAGCCAAATAATCTATTTAATTTCTCAAATATTGGATATCAAAGTTATTTTAATGCTCAAGAAGAAATAGATTTAATGGAGCGTTTATTTTTTGACGCCTATAGACTTGGAGAAGTTGCAAACGATATTTCTTTAGCAGAACCTGTGCTTAGAAATGCGCATATGGTAAGTTTAGACTTACGATCTGTTAAAGCAAGTGAAATTTCTTCATCAGCAAATTTTTCGCCGAACGGATTTAATGGTAGAGAGATCTGTGCTATTTCTAGATATGCCGGTATTAGCGATAAGGTTTCTGTATTCGGGTTGTACGAAATGGAGAACACCATACAGTCGCAACAGCTGATAGCGCAGATAATATGGTACTTTATAGAAGGTATCAATTTTAGAATTAAAGAATCTCCATATACCAAAACTGATGACTTTGTTAAGTATAATGTACCTAGCGAAGACGAAGAATTGGTATTCTACAAAAGTTTATTAACAGAAAGATGGTGGACAGAAGTTCCATCTATTTTTACTTCACATACTAAAGGCCATACACCAGCGTTATTACCTTGCACCGAGAAGGATTATTTAGATGCATGTAATCAACAAATTCCCGAAAGGTGGTTTAAGGCCTACAAGAAAGGCTTTAATTAA